The genomic segment GCCGCGAGGTCGAGCACGATACGGGCACCCCCGTGGAATTGACCGTGGCGGGCATGGAAGGCCTGCGCCTGGGCCGCGACGCCGAGATCAACCTCTACCGCCTGGTGCAGGAGGCCCTGCGCAACGCCGTGCGCCACGCCCGGGCCGGGCGGGTGGCGGTCAAGTTCGTGGCCTCTTCGCCCAACCTCATCCTGCGCGTGGAGGACGATGGCCGGGGCTTCGACGTGAACGCCCGCCGCGCCGAGCTGCACGGCGACCGGCACATGGGCCTGCAAAGCATGGAGGAACGCGCCCGGCTGCTGGGCGGGCTGTTCCAGATCGTCAGCAAGGTGGACAAGGGGACGAGGATTTTCGTACAAATCCCTCTGGGAGAGCACGACCATGCACGATGAGACCATCCGCGTCCTGATCATCGACGACCACCCCATGTTCCGCGAGGGTCTCAAGGCCATCCTCAAGCGCGACCCGCGCTACGAGGTGGTGGCCGAGGCGGGCAACGGGCGCGAGGGCCTGGAGGCCGCCGCCCGCCGTCGCCCCGACATGGCCCTGGTGGACATCTCCCTGCCCGACATCAACGGCATCCGCCTGACCCGCGAGCTCAAGCAGCTTGTGGCCGGGGTGCGCGTGGTCATCGTCAGCATGCACTCCAAGATCGAGCACATCGCCGAGGCCTTCAAGGCCGGAGCCTCGGGCTACCTGGTCAAGGAGTCGGCCTCCGACGGCCTGCTCAAGGGCCTGGAAACCGTGGCCCGGGGCGAATACTTCCTGGACAGCTCGGTGTCGCCCACGGTGGTGGAAAGCCTGATGACCTCGCCGCTGCAAAAGGGCGTCTCGCGCGACGCCGACTACGGCACCCTGACCCCGCGTGAGCAGGAGATCATGCGCTACCTGGCCGAGGGGCTCTCGTCCAAGGAGATCGCCGAGAAGCTCTTCATCAGCCCCAAGACCGCCGAGAACCACCGCGCCAACCTCATGAAGAAGCTCAACCTGCACAGCAACGTCGAGCTGATCCGCTACGCCGCCCGCCTGGGCCTCATCGACCTGGACCTGTGGATCGACTCCGGGGAGCCCGTCTAGCAGGCCACCCCGGGAGGGCAACCCGCCGCCCCGGCCATCGCGCCGTGCCCGCGCCCGCGCCGGAGCCACAGCCGCTGCGCCCGCGCCGCCCTGGCGTGCGGTGGCTCCGCGTGGGGCGGAGTGCC from the Desulfocurvus vexinensis DSM 17965 genome contains:
- a CDS encoding response regulator, which codes for MHDETIRVLIIDDHPMFREGLKAILKRDPRYEVVAEAGNGREGLEAAARRRPDMALVDISLPDINGIRLTRELKQLVAGVRVVIVSMHSKIEHIAEAFKAGASGYLVKESASDGLLKGLETVARGEYFLDSSVSPTVVESLMTSPLQKGVSRDADYGTLTPREQEIMRYLAEGLSSKEIAEKLFISPKTAENHRANLMKKLNLHSNVELIRYAARLGLIDLDLWIDSGEPV